The following proteins are co-located in the Flavobacterium sp. CECT 9288 genome:
- a CDS encoding response regulator transcription factor: MIKVCIADNYPVVHFGVKSYFKDNADISIVANVGNFLMVRDILQTKDIDVLVLDLDLEGLSSIFEIKTILKDFPKTKVILYSGLSEQIYAPNAIKAGASGFVHKSEKLETLGIAIVKVSQGKIIMNETVKKNLALIAKQTKSERLYRKLSNREVEVLRYLSGGKKNHEIADILNLNEKTISTYKLRLLTKLNVTNLVDLVDKAKKLEIV, from the coding sequence ATGATTAAAGTATGTATAGCCGATAATTATCCTGTTGTGCATTTTGGAGTAAAATCTTACTTTAAAGATAATGCTGACATCTCTATTGTAGCCAATGTGGGCAATTTCTTGATGGTACGAGATATACTTCAAACGAAAGACATTGATGTATTAGTACTAGATTTGGACCTGGAAGGACTTTCAAGTATCTTCGAGATCAAAACAATCTTGAAAGATTTCCCAAAAACAAAAGTGATTTTATACAGTGGTCTCTCTGAGCAGATTTATGCACCAAATGCCATTAAAGCCGGAGCATCTGGCTTTGTGCACAAATCCGAAAAGTTAGAAACACTAGGAATTGCTATTGTAAAAGTATCACAAGGTAAGATCATCATGAATGAAACCGTGAAGAAAAACTTAGCCTTGATTGCAAAACAAACTAAAAGTGAGCGTTTGTATCGCAAACTTTCTAACCGTGAAGTTGAAGTATTACGCTACTTAAGTGGAGGAAAAAAGAATCACGAAATTGCTGACATCTTAAACCTAAACGAAAAAACAATTAGTACTTACAAATTACGTTTATTAACTAAACTAAATGTAACCAACCTAGTTGATCTAGTAGACAAAGCAAAAAAATTAGAAATCGTTTAG
- the dnaG gene encoding DNA primase, with the protein MISKATIDTVYETARVEEVIGEFVHLKRAGSNYKGLSPFSEERSPSFMVSPAKGIWKDFSSGKGGNAVAFLMEHSHFTYPEAIRYLAKKYNIEIEETEQTDQEKALIDTRESMYLVSEFAKTYFHNTLLNSEEGKAIGYSYFKERGFTNETIKKFSLGYSPESWDAFTKEALGKGYKLEFLESTGLTIPKEDRPFDRFKGRVMFPIESMSGRVLGFGGRILTNDKKAAKYLNSPESEIYHKSKVLYGIFQAKQSIAKLNNCYLVEGYTDVIQFNQSGIENVVASSGTALTPDQIRLINRLTKNITVLFDGDAAGLRASVRGIDLILEEGMNVKVCTFPDGEDPDSFAKKTSYDDLVYYLENNSKDFIQFKASLLMNEAKNDPVKKADLIRDMVGSISKIPDRIQREIYIQECSRIMDISEQVLQSTLAQLSQKEVAEVGKKQKQEQQAFEIVKNENPIAANKVDVLNRLERKIIEILLLYGNLEEEFEDVFLRTNAEGEIETVSENRNYKVYQRIYLSLQEDEVQLANPLFRAIYNDLIAFYNENESFSMEQYLMRLDVDFAQEVTDILMEDEQLVLHDWVGQNIFPKTKNETIGQEVTETILTLRWYLVGSIIEELKSSISSEPNSDNTEPLSLVMDYNILIHSFSKKLGRVMSRYY; encoded by the coding sequence TTGATTTCAAAAGCTACAATTGATACTGTTTATGAAACTGCTCGTGTAGAGGAGGTTATTGGTGAATTTGTTCATTTAAAAAGAGCAGGAAGTAACTATAAGGGTTTAAGTCCTTTCTCTGAAGAGCGTTCGCCATCATTTATGGTTTCTCCGGCTAAAGGAATCTGGAAGGATTTTAGTTCTGGAAAAGGCGGAAATGCTGTTGCTTTCTTGATGGAGCATTCTCATTTTACGTATCCAGAAGCCATTAGATACTTAGCCAAAAAGTATAATATTGAAATTGAAGAAACAGAGCAAACAGATCAAGAAAAAGCACTCATAGATACTCGAGAAAGTATGTACTTGGTCTCGGAATTTGCCAAAACGTATTTCCACAATACACTTTTAAATTCCGAAGAGGGAAAAGCCATAGGCTACTCTTACTTTAAGGAAAGAGGTTTTACAAATGAAACCATCAAAAAATTCAGTCTAGGATATTCACCTGAAAGCTGGGATGCGTTTACAAAAGAAGCTCTTGGCAAAGGATATAAATTAGAATTTCTGGAAAGTACAGGACTTACAATTCCCAAAGAGGACAGGCCTTTTGATCGCTTCAAGGGGCGTGTGATGTTTCCTATTGAGAGCATGTCCGGACGAGTCTTAGGTTTCGGAGGGCGTATCTTAACTAACGATAAAAAAGCAGCAAAATACCTAAACTCACCTGAAAGTGAAATTTACCACAAAAGTAAAGTGCTATATGGTATTTTTCAAGCCAAACAATCCATAGCAAAATTAAACAATTGCTACCTTGTTGAAGGATATACTGATGTGATACAATTCAATCAATCAGGTATTGAGAATGTCGTAGCATCATCAGGAACTGCCTTGACACCAGATCAAATTAGACTGATAAATAGATTGACAAAAAACATTACCGTTTTATTTGATGGTGATGCAGCAGGATTGCGCGCCTCTGTGCGTGGGATTGATTTGATACTTGAGGAAGGTATGAATGTCAAAGTATGTACTTTTCCCGATGGGGAAGATCCAGATAGTTTTGCTAAAAAAACGTCGTATGATGATTTAGTCTATTATCTTGAAAATAATTCTAAAGATTTCATTCAGTTCAAAGCATCGCTCTTAATGAATGAAGCTAAAAACGATCCCGTAAAAAAAGCCGATCTGATTCGAGATATGGTAGGGAGTATATCTAAAATTCCAGATCGAATTCAACGTGAAATTTACATTCAGGAATGTTCCCGAATTATGGATATTTCAGAGCAAGTATTACAAAGTACTCTGGCGCAATTATCTCAAAAAGAAGTTGCAGAGGTTGGAAAAAAGCAAAAACAAGAGCAACAAGCTTTTGAAATTGTTAAAAACGAAAACCCTATTGCTGCCAATAAAGTTGATGTATTAAATCGATTGGAACGCAAAATAATTGAAATTTTACTGTTGTATGGCAACCTTGAAGAAGAATTTGAAGATGTTTTTTTGCGTACAAATGCTGAAGGCGAAATTGAAACTGTTTCAGAAAACAGAAACTATAAGGTTTACCAACGTATTTATCTCAGCTTGCAAGAAGATGAGGTGCAACTTGCCAATCCTTTGTTTAGGGCAATTTACAATGACTTGATCGCTTTTTATAATGAGAATGAATCCTTTAGTATGGAGCAGTATTTAATGCGATTGGATGTTGACTTTGCCCAAGAAGTGACGGATATTTTAATGGAAGATGAGCAACTCGTTCTCCATGATTGGGTAGGCCAAAATATTTTTCCAAAAACTAAAAATGAAACCATTGGTCAAGAAGTTACTGAGACTATCTTAACTCTTAGATGGTATCTTGTGGGCAGTATTATAGAAGAATTAAAAAGCTCCATATCATCTGAACCAAATTCAGATAATACAGAGCCTTTATCATTAGTTATGGATTATAATATTTTAATCCATTCTTTTTCAAAAAAATTAGGTCGTGTAATGTCAAGATATTACTAA
- a CDS encoding RNA polymerase sigma factor — MKVINLHHEEKELIRLAVDNNRQAQQQIYTQFSPKMLSVCRQYIKDMHQAEDVMITAFMKVFTNLKNYEHKGSFEGWIRRIMVNECISFIRVNKKIKYIVDDFVIGRDEESFNAIESQLSVDDIQSLIDNLPDGYKMVFNLFAIEGFKHHEIATLLGINEGTSKSQLSHARKMLQVQISTIKNYEYGTE; from the coding sequence ATGAAAGTAATCAACTTACATCACGAGGAAAAGGAATTAATTCGATTGGCTGTCGATAATAATCGACAAGCGCAACAGCAAATTTATACCCAGTTTTCTCCTAAAATGCTAAGTGTTTGCCGTCAATACATAAAAGATATGCATCAGGCCGAAGACGTCATGATTACCGCTTTTATGAAGGTTTTTACCAATCTTAAAAATTATGAACACAAAGGAAGTTTTGAAGGTTGGATAAGGCGAATTATGGTTAATGAATGTATTTCTTTTATCAGAGTAAATAAAAAAATTAAATACATCGTAGATGATTTCGTAATCGGTCGCGATGAGGAAAGTTTTAATGCTATTGAAAGTCAATTATCAGTAGACGACATTCAATCCTTGATAGATAATTTACCAGATGGCTATAAAATGGTTTTCAATTTATTTGCGATAGAAGGATTTAAGCATCATGAAATTGCAACCCTGTTGGGAATTAATGAAGGAACATCAAAGTCTCAATTATCGCATGCTAGAAAAATGCTGCAAGTACAAATTAGTACAATAAAAAATTATGAGTATGGAACCGAATAA
- a CDS encoding polyprenyl synthetase family protein produces the protein MNVTSQIKQPILKEMELFEKKFYESMTSQVALLNRITYYIVNRKGKQMRPMFVFLTAKMVANGLVNERTYRGACVIELIHTATLVHDDVVDDSNRRRGFFSLNALWKNKIAVLVGDYLLSKGLLLSIDNGDFDLLRIISVAVREMSEGELLQIEKARRLDITEDIYYEIIRKKTATLIAACCALGACSVIENEEQVEKMRKFGELIGMAFQIKDDLFDYTDEAIGKPTGIDIKEQKMTLPLIHVLNTCTSKEKSWLINSIKNHNKDKKRVKEVIAFVKNNNGLVYAEAKMVAFQHEALLLLQDFPESDYKSALILMVNYVIERKK, from the coding sequence ATGAATGTCACCTCTCAAATAAAACAGCCAATCTTAAAAGAAATGGAACTTTTTGAAAAAAAGTTCTATGAATCTATGACTTCGCAAGTGGCTTTACTCAATAGAATTACCTATTATATAGTAAACCGCAAGGGGAAACAAATGCGTCCTATGTTTGTTTTTTTAACTGCAAAAATGGTTGCTAATGGTCTTGTAAATGAGCGTACGTATCGTGGTGCTTGTGTGATAGAGCTTATTCATACTGCTACACTGGTTCACGATGATGTAGTAGATGATAGTAATCGCCGAAGAGGTTTTTTCTCGTTGAATGCATTATGGAAAAATAAAATTGCTGTTTTAGTAGGTGATTATTTGTTGTCAAAAGGCTTGTTGCTGTCTATTGATAACGGTGATTTTGATTTACTTAGAATCATTTCTGTTGCTGTACGCGAAATGAGCGAAGGGGAATTACTCCAAATTGAAAAAGCCCGCAGACTGGATATCACTGAAGATATTTATTATGAAATCATTCGAAAAAAAACAGCTACTCTTATAGCTGCCTGTTGTGCTTTAGGTGCTTGTTCTGTCATTGAAAATGAAGAGCAAGTTGAAAAGATGCGAAAGTTTGGAGAACTTATAGGTATGGCTTTTCAAATCAAAGATGATTTATTTGATTATACGGATGAAGCCATTGGTAAACCAACCGGAATTGATATCAAAGAGCAAAAAATGACTTTGCCACTTATTCATGTTTTAAATACCTGTACCTCAAAGGAGAAAAGCTGGCTTATCAATTCGATAAAAAACCATAACAAAGACAAAAAACGCGTTAAAGAGGTTATTGCATTTGTGAAAAACAACAATGGTTTGGTTTATGCTGAAGCAAAAATGGTTGCTTTTCAACATGAAGCACTTTTATTACTTCAAGATTTCCCTGAATCCGATTATAAAAGCGCCCTAATTTTAATGGTCAACTACGTTATTGAAAGAAAGAAATAA
- the rlmN gene encoding 23S rRNA (adenine(2503)-C(2))-methyltransferase RlmN translates to MEIEKKDIRSLSKEQLRDFFVANNDKAFRGNQVYEWLWSKGAHSFEDMTNVSKQTRIMLETHFVINHIKVDTMQRSEDGTVKNAVRLHDGLVVESVLIPTNTRTTACVSSQVGCSLDCNFCATARLKRMRNLEPAEIYDQVIAIDKESRLYYNHPLSNIVFMGMGEPLMNYNNVLKAIEMITSTEGLGMSPKRIMVSTSGVPKMIKKLADDDVKFKLAVSLHSAIDEVRARIMPFSANFPLAELRESLEYWYRKTKSKISYEYVVWKGINDNKEAVDALVKFCKYVPCKVNLIEYNPIDDGEFQQASEESINAYIKALEATGIVVKVRRSRGKDIDAACGQLANKEAQEITA, encoded by the coding sequence ATGGAAATCGAAAAAAAAGATATAAGATCCCTTTCAAAAGAACAATTGCGTGATTTTTTTGTTGCCAATAATGACAAAGCCTTTAGAGGGAATCAGGTATATGAATGGTTGTGGAGCAAAGGTGCTCACAGTTTTGAGGACATGACCAATGTTTCTAAGCAGACCAGGATTATGCTGGAAACTCATTTTGTGATCAATCACATCAAAGTAGATACCATGCAACGCAGCGAAGACGGAACCGTAAAAAATGCGGTTCGTTTACACGATGGTTTAGTAGTAGAGTCGGTTTTGATACCTACAAATACACGAACTACCGCTTGTGTTTCCAGTCAAGTAGGGTGTAGTTTAGATTGTAATTTTTGCGCTACGGCACGATTAAAAAGAATGCGCAACCTAGAACCTGCGGAAATTTATGATCAGGTAATTGCTATTGATAAAGAAAGTCGTTTGTATTACAATCATCCGTTGTCGAATATTGTTTTCATGGGAATGGGAGAGCCGTTGATGAATTACAACAATGTTTTGAAGGCCATTGAAATGATTACTTCCACTGAAGGATTAGGGATGTCTCCAAAAAGAATAATGGTTTCCACTTCGGGAGTTCCTAAAATGATTAAAAAACTAGCCGATGACGATGTGAAATTCAAACTAGCTGTGTCATTACACTCGGCAATAGATGAAGTTCGTGCGCGAATTATGCCTTTTAGTGCTAATTTTCCTTTGGCTGAATTACGGGAATCATTAGAATATTGGTACCGAAAAACCAAAAGCAAAATTTCCTATGAATATGTAGTTTGGAAAGGCATCAACGACAATAAAGAAGCGGTGGATGCTCTAGTCAAATTTTGTAAATATGTTCCTTGTAAAGTGAATCTTATCGAATACAACCCAATAGATGATGGGGAATTTCAACAAGCATCTGAAGAATCTATAAATGCTTATATAAAAGCACTTGAAGCAACCGGAATTGTGGTAAAAGTGCGCAGAAGTAGAGGTAAAGATATTGATGCTGCCTGCGGACAATTGGCAAACAAAGAAGCTCAAGAAATTACTGCTTAA
- a CDS encoding O-methyltransferase produces the protein MHFISPELEDYIEQHSEKEPALLAALNKETYQKILLPRMLSGHFQGRVLSMLSKLIRPLNILEIGTYTGYSALCLCEGMQENGQLHTIDIKEELVDFQRKHFDKSPWGAQIVQHLGEAVDIIPTIDLKFDLVFIDADKENYLNYFELILPKMNKGGIILSDNVLWSGKVLEPLNPKDLSTKILLEYNHLLATDPRVETVLLPIRDGLTVSRVL, from the coding sequence ATGCATTTCATTTCTCCAGAATTAGAAGATTACATTGAGCAACATTCCGAAAAAGAACCTGCATTGCTCGCAGCATTAAATAAAGAAACCTATCAAAAAATTTTGCTTCCGCGCATGTTGAGCGGCCATTTTCAAGGCAGGGTTTTAAGTATGCTGTCAAAATTGATTCGCCCTCTGAATATTCTGGAAATTGGAACCTATACTGGTTATTCAGCATTGTGCTTGTGCGAAGGCATGCAAGAAAACGGACAATTGCACACGATTGACATCAAAGAAGAATTAGTTGATTTTCAACGCAAGCATTTTGACAAATCTCCTTGGGGTGCGCAAATTGTTCAACATCTCGGCGAAGCGGTTGACATTATCCCAACGATTGACTTAAAGTTTGATTTGGTTTTTATTGATGCTGATAAAGAAAACTACTTGAACTATTTTGAATTGATCTTACCCAAAATGAATAAAGGAGGGATTATTCTATCTGATAATGTTTTATGGAGCGGAAAAGTTTTAGAACCCCTGAATCCTAAAGATTTAAGTACAAAAATATTACTAGAATACAACCATTTATTAGCAACAGATCCAAGAGTAGAGACCGTTTTACTGCCTATTCGTGATGGTTTAACGGTAAGCAGAGTTCTTTAG
- a CDS encoding phosphatase PAP2 family protein: MLEKLRALDVELFVYLNSLGNETFDATWLFLTKQINWLPFFLLLLFLVYKKLGSKQTLYLLLFVALLITFTDQTTNAFKNGFQRLRPCNNPDINTFIRVVQSRSSYSFFSGHAANSMAVASFLYFVFKSRIKYLGFLFLWPLIFAYSRIYLGLHYPLDILTGYFFGFVFGYLMHLLYKKAQKKYFPQQLS, translated from the coding sequence ATGCTAGAAAAACTACGTGCACTTGATGTAGAACTTTTTGTTTATCTCAACAGCCTTGGCAATGAAACCTTTGATGCGACATGGTTATTTTTGACCAAACAAATCAACTGGCTTCCCTTTTTTTTATTGCTATTGTTTTTGGTTTACAAAAAATTAGGAAGCAAACAAACCTTGTATTTACTCCTATTTGTAGCACTATTAATTACCTTTACAGATCAAACTACCAACGCTTTTAAAAATGGTTTTCAGCGTTTACGCCCTTGTAACAATCCAGATATTAATACGTTTATTAGGGTGGTTCAATCCAGGAGTTCGTATAGCTTTTTTTCTGGGCATGCCGCAAATTCTATGGCTGTTGCTAGCTTTTTATACTTTGTATTCAAAAGTAGAATCAAGTATCTTGGATTCTTGTTTCTATGGCCCTTAATTTTTGCGTACAGTAGGATTTATCTAGGTTTGCATTATCCGTTAGACATACTCACGGGCTATTTCTTCGGCTTTGTTTTTGGGTATCTAATGCACCTTTTATACAAAAAAGCACAAAAAAAATATTTCCCTCAGCAGCTTTCATAA
- a CDS encoding twin-arginine translocase TatA/TatE family subunit, which yields MFGIGGGELIFIMFIVLMLFGSDKIPEIARTMGKAMAQLKNATNDIKSEIQKGAETNGFDTKSISNITGSINSEINKAKESILGDTSPFDSITSGVTDEITKVKDSLLAETKPVEEATSSLEDEITGPIKRQM from the coding sequence ATGTTTGGTATAGGAGGAGGCGAATTAATTTTTATCATGTTTATTGTTCTCATGCTTTTTGGGTCAGATAAAATACCCGAAATTGCAAGAACCATGGGTAAAGCAATGGCACAGTTAAAAAATGCTACAAATGACATAAAAAGTGAAATTCAAAAAGGAGCAGAAACAAATGGTTTTGATACCAAATCAATTTCTAACATAACAGGATCGATCAATAGCGAAATTAATAAAGCAAAAGAATCTATCTTGGGCGATACCTCTCCATTTGATTCTATTACATCAGGTGTAACGGATGAAATTACAAAAGTAAAAGACAGTTTACTTGCAGAAACAAAGCCTGTTGAAGAGGCAACTTCTTCACTTGAGGATGAAATTACAGGACCTATAAAAAGACAAATGTAA
- a CDS encoding M1 family metallopeptidase, which yields MKKLSLFLLLPAMLFAQEKTAPVTPKQTGRYDNNKFSQMYDVLATPNMFRTASGAPGPAYYQQQADYKINIELDDKKSRLTGSETVTYSNNSPDTLEYLWVQLDQNQAAKNSQTPLADSQRMEQVFPAGSFATKFLKEPAERGFNIEQVKDAKGNPLSYTINQTMMRINLASPLKPGEKISFSINWWYNINNYRLEGGRSGYELFEKEGNKLYVIAQFYPRMAVYNDVEGWQNMQFWGTGEFTLPFGNFDVNITVPADHVMEATGELTNRSEVFTAEQVKRYELATKSYDKPVVIVTQAEAEAAEKGFSDKKKTWKFSAKNVRDFGIATSRKFIYDAMAVKLNEKTVMAVSVYPKEANPLWGETSTRTVAHTLKSYSAHTFDYPYPKAVSVSAEDQGMEYPMICWNYGRPDEKGVTSDRIKNGMIGVVIHEVGHNFFPMIVNSDERQWSWMDEGLNTFMQYMAEQEMNVNFPSSRGPASKIVPYMSGDQKFLEPIMSNSETIVQFGANAYGKPATGLNILRETIMGRELFDHAFKVYANRWKFKHPTPEDFFRTMEDASAVDLDWFFRGWFYSTDFVDIGVKEVKQFYVSETATKELKDAVVRRGRFGQEKGPFVYLVPATSEELAAKDKKALAINEVSLLSEYVEKNFNAEEKSALKSPKYFYEVEFNKPGGMLMPIIVELTYEDDSKETFKYPAQIWRKNNDTAKKVYATDKAIKKIVVDPKLETADIDVANNTWPKEEVKSKFD from the coding sequence ATGAAAAAATTATCCTTATTCTTGCTGCTTCCTGCAATGCTATTTGCTCAAGAGAAAACGGCACCTGTAACTCCTAAGCAAACAGGGAGATATGACAACAACAAATTTAGCCAGATGTACGATGTTTTGGCAACGCCAAACATGTTTCGTACTGCATCTGGAGCCCCGGGACCTGCTTACTACCAGCAACAAGCGGATTATAAAATTAACATTGAATTAGACGATAAAAAATCACGATTGACAGGTTCAGAAACCGTGACTTATTCCAATAACTCACCAGATACGTTAGAGTATTTATGGGTTCAATTAGATCAAAATCAAGCAGCTAAAAATTCGCAAACACCATTAGCAGATAGCCAAAGAATGGAGCAAGTTTTTCCAGCGGGAAGTTTTGCTACTAAATTTTTAAAAGAGCCAGCAGAACGCGGTTTTAATATTGAACAAGTTAAGGATGCTAAAGGAAATCCTTTATCTTACACGATTAATCAAACCATGATGCGTATTAATTTGGCATCACCATTAAAACCGGGAGAAAAAATTTCTTTTTCTATTAACTGGTGGTACAACATTAATAATTATAGACTAGAAGGCGGTCGTTCTGGATATGAATTGTTTGAAAAAGAAGGCAACAAATTGTATGTAATTGCTCAGTTTTATCCAAGAATGGCGGTGTACAATGATGTTGAAGGATGGCAAAACATGCAGTTTTGGGGTACAGGAGAGTTTACATTGCCGTTTGGTAATTTTGATGTAAATATCACAGTTCCTGCTGATCACGTAATGGAAGCAACAGGAGAGTTAACCAATAGAAGCGAAGTTTTTACTGCAGAGCAAGTGAAAAGATACGAATTGGCAACAAAATCATATGATAAGCCAGTGGTTATTGTAACGCAGGCAGAAGCTGAAGCGGCTGAAAAAGGTTTCTCAGATAAAAAGAAAACATGGAAATTCAGTGCTAAAAATGTTAGAGATTTTGGTATTGCAACTTCTAGAAAATTCATTTATGATGCAATGGCGGTGAAACTAAATGAGAAAACGGTAATGGCTGTTTCGGTTTACCCAAAAGAAGCCAATCCATTGTGGGGAGAAACTTCAACTAGAACAGTAGCACATACTTTAAAGAGTTATTCAGCACATACTTTTGATTATCCGTATCCAAAAGCAGTTTCGGTTTCAGCAGAAGATCAAGGGATGGAATACCCAATGATTTGCTGGAATTACGGGCGTCCTGATGAAAAAGGAGTTACAAGTGATCGTATTAAAAACGGAATGATAGGTGTTGTAATTCATGAAGTAGGACATAACTTTTTCCCAATGATTGTAAACTCTGATGAGCGTCAATGGTCTTGGATGGATGAAGGATTGAATACGTTTATGCAATACATGGCTGAGCAAGAAATGAATGTTAATTTCCCTTCAAGCCGCGGACCAGCAAGTAAAATAGTTCCTTACATGAGTGGTGATCAAAAATTCTTAGAGCCAATCATGTCAAATTCTGAAACCATAGTTCAATTTGGAGCTAATGCCTACGGAAAACCTGCTACAGGATTAAACATCCTTAGAGAGACCATTATGGGTAGAGAATTGTTTGACCATGCGTTCAAGGTTTACGCTAACAGATGGAAATTCAAGCACCCTACTCCTGAGGACTTTTTTAGAACCATGGAAGATGCTTCGGCAGTTGATTTAGACTGGTTTTTCAGAGGTTGGTTTTACTCCACTGATTTTGTAGACATCGGTGTAAAAGAGGTAAAACAATTTTATGTATCTGAAACTGCAACAAAGGAGTTAAAGGATGCAGTAGTTCGTAGAGGGCGTTTTGGTCAAGAAAAAGGGCCATTCGTATACTTAGTTCCTGCTACAAGTGAGGAATTAGCTGCCAAAGACAAAAAAGCACTGGCTATTAACGAGGTAAGTTTATTATCTGAGTACGTAGAAAAAAACTTTAATGCCGAGGAAAAATCAGCATTAAAATCACCAAAATATTTTTACGAAGTAGAGTTCAATAAGCCAGGAGGAATGTTAATGCCAATCATTGTGGAGTTAACGTATGAGGATGACTCAAAAGAAACGTTTAAATACCCAGCTCAGATTTGGAGAAAAAACAATGACACTGCTAAGAAAGTATACGCAACAGATAAAGCGATCAAAAAAATTGTTGTAGATCCAAAATTAGAAACAGCTGATATTGATGTAGCTAATAATACTTGGCCAAAAGAAGAAGTGAAATCAAAATTTGATTAA
- a CDS encoding DUF6702 family protein, which produces MKKIITRVLFVLLILSMSSFAAHKFYVALFQVNYVSEKKMIQITARIFVDDLNNALEKKHNRKINLGSEMETAEDVLLLKKYLNEKCIIKVDGQTKVINFVSKEMEGDVLICYLSIKEIKKIKALDIYNAVLTQNNAEQQNIMHFNVLGVKNTLLFTTSTSKGVLKY; this is translated from the coding sequence ATGAAAAAAATAATTACTAGGGTTCTTTTTGTATTACTCATTCTCTCTATGTCATCTTTTGCGGCACACAAATTTTATGTTGCCTTGTTTCAAGTAAATTATGTTTCTGAGAAAAAAATGATTCAAATCACGGCTCGTATTTTTGTAGACGATTTGAATAATGCCTTGGAAAAAAAGCACAATAGAAAAATAAATTTAGGTTCAGAAATGGAGACAGCTGAAGATGTCTTGCTTTTAAAAAAATATCTTAATGAAAAGTGTATTATTAAAGTAGATGGACAAACTAAAGTTATAAATTTTGTGAGCAAAGAGATGGAAGGGGATGTGCTTATTTGTTATTTGAGTATCAAAGAAATCAAAAAAATTAAAGCACTAGATATATATAATGCAGTATTGACACAAAATAATGCTGAGCAACAAAACATTATGCATTTTAACGTTTTGGGGGTCAAAAACACACTTTTATTTACGACATCAACATCAAAAGGTGTGTTAAAGTATTAA
- a CDS encoding carboxypeptidase-like regulatory domain-containing protein produces MRHNKFKIVFCVLFLFQIAFGQSTVEKVYSGKVIVSNQIVAGVIITNKKTGLQVRTNPDGFFSMAVHVKDTLVFEAVHLQKKQIIILDADLEKADAIIEMQLKNTVLKEVVVNGKKIDAYSLGIASKNTKKFTPAERKLQTAGDWKPIMLLGLLGGSMELDPLINKINGRTKRLKKLIVLEKKELNIKWISEEFQDAFFINQLGIKQEYISGFKYYLVENDSFTKTLLTRDKDQIIFSMIPLAQEYKDKLKGN; encoded by the coding sequence ATGCGTCACAATAAATTTAAAATAGTCTTTTGTGTTCTTTTTTTATTCCAAATTGCATTTGGTCAATCTACTGTTGAGAAGGTTTATAGTGGAAAAGTAATTGTAAGCAATCAGATTGTAGCAGGTGTAATCATTACCAATAAAAAAACAGGTTTGCAAGTTAGGACTAATCCAGATGGCTTTTTTTCTATGGCGGTTCATGTTAAAGATACTCTAGTTTTTGAAGCCGTTCACTTGCAAAAGAAACAAATAATAATTTTAGATGCTGATTTAGAAAAAGCAGATGCTATAATAGAGATGCAACTAAAGAATACGGTGTTGAAAGAAGTTGTTGTCAATGGTAAAAAGATTGATGCTTACAGTTTAGGAATAGCGTCAAAAAATACTAAAAAGTTCACTCCTGCAGAACGAAAGTTACAAACAGCGGGCGATTGGAAACCCATCATGCTGTTAGGTTTATTAGGTGGTTCAATGGAATTAGATCCCTTGATCAATAAAATAAACGGCAGAACCAAACGCTTAAAAAAATTGATTGTTCTTGAAAAAAAAGAACTGAATATCAAATGGATTTCCGAGGAGTTTCAAGATGCCTTTTTTATAAATCAATTAGGGATTAAACAGGAATATATCAGTGGGTTTAAATATTATTTGGTTGAAAATGATAGCTTTACAAAAACACTACTTACTCGGGACAAAGATCAAATTATTTTTAGCATGATACCCTTGGCACAAGAATATAAAGATAAATTAAAAGGCAACTGA